The Bubalus kerabau isolate K-KA32 ecotype Philippines breed swamp buffalo chromosome 10, PCC_UOA_SB_1v2, whole genome shotgun sequence sequence AGAATAAGCCGAGCACTGCTGTGGGCCAGGTTCTGTGCCGAGAATGGGGACCACAGGGCTGGACAAGATAGATTCAGCCCCAGTCTTATGGAGCTGACAGTTTGGTGGGGAGACAAGTGTAGTTGAGAATGACAGGTGATGACTGTGGGATAGATAGAGGTGGGATCTAGGGCCTTGAGGGCAAAAAAGAGACGGAGGCTGAGCTGACCAAGGGACAGCATGCCCCAAGGGAGGAGCAGGAGGGCCCAGGGGGCTGTAGTGTGGACTGTGGTGGGGGGAGGAAAGGGAGGCCAAGAGGCAGCAGGGCCCAGAGTGTACATGCCCTGGGGGGTCCCTAAGGAGTTTTCAGGTTCTAGCTCATGGGCACTGGGGAGCCAGAGAAGAGCTTTGTACAGGGACATGAAAGGTTTATGTTTTAGCAAGATCAGTCTGCTAGAAAGACCCAGAGGGGTAGTGCCTCTGAGAAAGTGACTTTTCCTCTCTCAGACTGTCAGGAAGCATCCACCTCGGCAAAGTCACCTCGGAGACAAGGCAGCTGTCCTCAGGAGCAGCAGACAGTCAGATGTTCCCCTGTGACCCAAACAGATTGTCTGGGCAGTCAGCTCAAACCCTGGCAGGATCTCTCCACTAGGAGATCTAGGGGTGGGGACTTGGAGTAGAACCACCTCGGAGGGAAGATGTTTGGGTAAGTTGCTGGTAGGAAGGCTGGATCTTGGATGCCAGGTTCCAGAATGGGCAGTGGGGAGTCAGTGAAGGTACTTGAGCTGAGGACTTTGGAATCATGGCTGGTGTGTGCAGGCCGGTTTGGAGACATAAGCACCTAGAGGCAGAAGGATTAGGTAGGAATTTCCATCTAGGGATGGAGTGGAgtgagggtggggatggggtatAAGGACTACACTAAGCAGGATGAGACTATAGCTTGGTGAAAAGAACACAGGACTGGGAGTCAGGAGAGAAATGCATGACCCAGGCACATGCTCCTCAGGCCCCTCTGAGATATATTATGTCACTTGCAAGAGAAGCAACAGTAGCTGAGTTCACGGATGGCACTGTGGGTTTGGTAAGATGATGCATGGAGAAGTCTAAGATGTTTCTCTGCCAAAAACCTATCAAACCATTTCAGCTTTCTCCCCAGACTGTTTCCAGAACTGTGTACTGGATCTGCCCCCTCAAACTTGCTGACCCACTTGGGAGCCCCAACCACCGCTCCAACCACTAGGTGCCCCACACAGGGAACCCACAATCAATAGTGTTTTCTCTCCTCCCAGAAATCAAAAGAAGCTGCCACCGGAAAAACAAACTCCAGAAGTCCTGTACTTGGCTGAGGGCAGAAACAAAGATGACAAGAACCTGACCATCCTAACAGAGACTTTGCTCTCTGAAAAGCCAACTTTGGCCCAGGGAGAAATGGAGGCAAAATGCAGGGATGTGCCACAGGTCCGTCTTCCAGACCCACAAGAATCTGAAAGCTAGTCAGGGTGCAGGGCAGTGCCCCCGGAGTGTTCGCAGACAGAGTGAGTGAACTGCAATCAAACTAAAACCctgttttgaaaaaaaacaaacaaaatctttttattaaaatgcttCTGGATGTGGGCAGTTGGAATTGCATAGTTTGTTCAAATGGCGGTGGGCCACACAGAAGTGGCTTGGAGTGAAAGTGTGAAATCCAGAGCCAGCCTGTGGGTCAGAAAGCCTGGTCAGACTCCTCACATGGTCTTGAGGAGTTCCCAGCCTCCCTCTGACCTTGGCTTCTCCATCTGTAGAATGTGGCTGAAGCCTGGGCTGGAGCTCCTGTTTTCAATCCAAGCTCCTGGAAGGGCTGAGTAAGGAAGGGACAGGGTTCTGGGCTCAGAATTcctttcccctcccttccctccatctgatccaccagggaagccctggacagaggagcctggtgggctccagtccatacagtcacacagagtcgggcacgactgaagtgacttagcatgtatacaCTCCCTTCCCTCCACTGCAGCCCTCTCCTTTACCTGCTGATCTGCCGAGGGTCCATGAAAGACTTCCTCTGGGCCAGGGGCCCTGCGGTAAGCAGAGCTAGAAAACTATGAAACCCCCTGCCTCTGAGGCCTTTCTCTTACtaaccatggggtcccaaaggagTGTCTTGATCCTGTGTATGAGCCACCATGCTGCAGTACATGCTGGGGTGGCAACCCCAGATAATTTATGCAAAATTTATGAACCCAAAATGCTGTAGGTTCTATCTTCCAAAAGGGGACTTTGAACACACAGACCCGTTGCCAAAGATCCTAGGTCCTGCCATCCCAGACTAGAGACAGAATACGCAGAACACTGTTTCTCCTTACTGGATGCCTGGTACACCCAGTGTGGGGTCCCTGGAGTCCTGGGTGATTGTCATTGGAGAAGATGACTTTGTTCTGCAGTTTTGATCAGTCACCTTGAGAAGCCTGGTCCTGAGGGTCTGTGGACAGAGTCCTTGATTTAAGGTTGGAAAATACAGGGGCCCTGCCTCCTGGAGAAATACCCCGGAGGCTCCCTGCACTGGTCAGCCTGCAGCACTTTCCCTCCACCTTCACTGAGAGGCAAAGCACTGGAAATAGCCCTTCCCCAGACAGCTTTGCTTCTCACAGGCTAAGTAGGATTTCTCAACTAGATTTTACTTGAGTAAACTGTGGGGTTTGTGGCCTGGGGGTTCTGCGAGGTCAGAAGACAAGGGGAGGGTCAGGCTCCAGCCCTGCAAAacctgcccctgccctgccctgcccatcCACCAGGAGGTGCTGGGACTTCAGGGTGGGCTGCTCTCAAGCCTCATGAAGGCCTCATGAAGCTGTCCACCCAGAGCCATCCCCTAGGGGCCACATCAGGCCTGGCTGTAGCTGGAGCAGGAAAGGGGATGATGGCACCATGACggatgttgccattttcttccattTCCGGCTGACCCCAGGTCTCCACGTTGTCACAGTGGTGTTTCCTTCAGGGTGAGGGATACAGTGGTTACCATGGAAACTAAGGCCTGGAGGGAACAGGAGCAGCATTCCTGTCTGTCCCTACGGCTCCTACAGTGATCTGGGTGTCAGGGACACTGTCTGGCGCTGGAGGAGGGGTCAGCTGTCTGCCGGACGGTGAGGGCTACTATTCCATCAGAAGGAAAGCCGGTGGTGAGAAGCCAGCCCCTGCCCGGCAGACCGCCCAGTGCCGAGCTTGGGATCCTGAGCAGGGGCCCTCAGAAGATCTTGAAGCCCTTCAGTAGCGTCAGGGTGGGTGCCTTGCGCTTGCTCTGAGCCCGGGACGACTTCACAGTGACCAGCTTGGCCTGTGCCACAGCAGGCACCTCCTTCAGGCTGGTGGTAGAAAGTGTGTTGAAGGTGCAGCTGGCCAGCCCGTGGCGGGCTGTGAGTGGGGCCTGGTGATGCACAGCTCTCTCCTCCGAGATGAAGAGCGGCCTGGCCAGGGAGTTCTTCTCCAGCTCCCGCCGCGCCTCCCGTACTGCCTCATGGAAGACGTGCTGCACATGCTCAAAGTCCAGGCAGGCAGAGACCTCGAAAAACAAGCACCCGAACCTGCCCGCCAAGGCGGCGCCCTCTGCCTGGGTGACCTGCCTGGCGAGGAAGCAGGGGGAGTCAGGGTCAGGAGCATCCGAGTCAGGCAGGCCCGGCCCTACTCCCGGCTCCTCACTTACCAGCTCCATGACCTGGAGCCATCTTCATCACTCTGAGGCTGTTttactcatcagtaaaatgggagaATGACAGCTGCCTCTCAGGGTTGTTCAGATTAAGAAAGATGATTTGTGTCAAGGGCTGAGCACAGTCCCTGCTCAGTAAATGGCAGCTGATGTCACCTAAGCCAGAATGTCAGAACGAGGCTCAGGGAAGGGAGAAGCTGGCCCAAAGTCCCTGGCTAGACCCTGCCAGTGGCCAGAGGAAGATGGCCACTCTCAGCCCCATGTCTCCTCAGCTCATTTCCTTGGTCAGGAAATGAGCCGCCCTCAGCCCTGGGGTGTGGATTAAGCTCTGGAGAGAGGTGGTGGTTTGGTCAGAAGGATGTGACACCACGGTGTCTatagaggcctggtgggctatggtcgtGACTCAGGACACCTGTGGTCGGCAGAGCTCTCAGGGCTCATGGGAACTTTTGTCTGCCTGCCCAGAGACAGCAAGGGTGACAACACAAGAGAGGGAGCAGCACCTATTCCCACTTTATCCTGTACCACCTCTCATGACGGTGGGATCAAGTATTTGCAACCACctctcatgaactgtataaaaggtcaaaaaattaCGATACCACAAGATGAGTCCCTCAGGTCTtaaagtgcccaatatgctactggggaagagtgaaaAAGAATCACCAATATCCCCAGAATGAATGAAGTGACTGGGACAAAGCAGATATGACACTcagttgtgaatgtgtctggtgatgaaagtaaaatccgatgatgcaaagaacagtattgtataggaacctggaatgttagttaggtccatgaatcatggaaaattggacatggtcaagcaggagatggtaagaataaacatttacatcctaggaatcagcaaactaaaacggatgggaatgggcgaattcagataaccattgtatctactactgttggcaagaatcccataaaagaaatggagtagccctcatcatcaacaaaagagtctgaaatacagtacttgggtgcaacctcaaaaatgacagaatggtctcagTTCAtttcaaggcaagccattcaacatcacaataatccaagtctatgcccctaccacctatgccgaagaagctgaagttgatcatttctatgaagacctagaagacctccttgaactaacacctaaaaaatatgttttattcatcatcagggattggaatgcaaaactaggtagtcaagatatacctggagtaacaggcaagtttggccttggagaacaaaatgaagcagggcaaaggctaactgaattctgcccAAGAGAATGCATCAGTCATAGCAAAtactttttcaacaacacaagagatgactttacacatgaacatcaccaaatggtcaataccaaaatcaaatcaattatattctttgtagccgaagatggggaagctgtatacagtcagcaaaaaacaagacctggagctaactGGCTCAGATCACCAGCTTCTTATAGCAAACTTCAGGCTTAAACTaagaaaactgggaaaaacactaggccagccagatatgacttaaatcaaatcctatATCAATCTGCAGTAGAGGTAACgaacagattcaagggactagatctagataacagtgtgcctgaagaactatggacagaggtccgtaATATTGTACaggcagcagtgaacaaaaccatcccaaagaaaaagaaaagcaagaaggcaaagtgattatctgaggaggctttaggAATAGCGGAAGAacgaagagaagcaaaaagcaagggaaagaGGTACATCCAATTAAactcagagtttcaaagaatagctagaagggacaagaaggctttcttcaatgaacagtgtttAACAattgaagaaaacaacaaaaggggaaagatgagagatctctacaggaaaattggaaacatcaagggagTTTTCTGCCCAAAGAATCAAGATAGGAGAGGGaaacatcaacagcctcagatatgcagatgataccactctaacggcagaggaactaaagagcctcttgatgagggtgaaggaggacagtgaaagagccggcttaagattaatattaaaaacactaagatcatggcatctgcccccattgctgctgctgctgctgctgctgctaagtcgcttcagtcttgtctgactctgtgtgaccacatagacagcagcccaccaggctccgccgtccctgggattctccaggcaagaacactggagtgggttgccatttgcttctccaatgcatgaaagtgaaaagtgaaagtgaagttgctcagtcgtctccgactcttagtgaccccatggactgcagcccaccaggctcctccgtccatgggattttccaggcaagagtacaggagtggggtgccatctgcccccattactgcatggcaaataaaaggggaaaaggttaaagtagtgacagatttcctcctcttgggctccaaaatcactgtggatggtgactgcagccatgaaatcagatgactgcttcttggcaggaaagctatgacaaacctagacagtatgttgaaaagcagggacattactctgccaacaaaggtccgataGGTCTTttatcaaggctatggtcttcccagtggtcacatacagtttTGAGAGCTGCACCGTAAAgaaagaacaccaaagaattgatgccttcaaactgtggggctggagaagactcctgaaagtcccgtggacagcaaggagatcaaaccagtcaatcttaagggagatcaaccctgaatattcactggaaagactgatgctgaagctccagtattttggttatctgctgtgaagagacaactcattggaaaagtccctgatactgggaaagaatgagggcagaagaaggtttcagaggatgagatggctggacggcatcaccgatgcaatgaacatgaacttgggcaaactccaggagatggtgagggacagggaggcctggcatgctgcagttcatggggtctcaaagagtcagacacaactggatgactgaacaacaactcataACGATGGAATCAAGTATTTGTAACCACCTCTCTTGATGGTGGGATCAAGTATTTGTAACTTTTAGGAAGGTCCTGAAAGCATGGACATCAGATGAGAGAAAAATACTGGCCCTTTGGTAGACCAGATGTCCAGAAGAGATGCAGTGGGGGCAGCCCCAAAGGGCTGGAGATCAAGGTTTCAATGACtgaatcccactgctgagcagcCTCACCCACCATCCATGAGGACACAGCCTGTGAGGTTAGAGGAGACCCCAGGGCAAGTATGGAGGGAAAAGATTTCTGAGCCAAGGGTAATCTAGCAGAAGCAAGGGCTAGGAGCAGGTTAGCCCATCAGACGGGGAGAGTGTCTAGGACAAAAAGGGTCGGGGCAGAGCACAGAATCCATTCCCCACCCAAGGCTGGTGTCCTGTCAGTTCAGTTTCCTGAGGAGCTCCTTTTGAAAGAATACTTGGTATTACATGCATCTGTGCTGAACTTGAATCTGAAACTTTGTCATTGTGGGGCTTGAATAATGAGCTTTCAGAAACGACGACCCCATGTGCCCATGCAGGTGTGTGAATGGCTGACCCGGCATGTAACATTATTACCCTTTTTGCTTATTTTGGCATAGTCTAGCAAAAATGGCATCAGTGGTTTGGGAACCACTGCCCTAACCCACATTTTACCCTTCAGCTGCAAGACAATCATGGGAGACACTGGCCACTGCTCAGCAAAGTTAGATTGACTGTGCCTGTCAAATCCTGACCTACCAACCTCGGGACTCaaccaaagaaggaaatggggaTAAATCATCATGACTCCTTCTTAGGGAACTGATGCTGCTTTGCTCTTTGCTCCCAAACCACTTTCAGACAATCCCCTGGGCAAATATTGGGACCAAAATGGTGGCCtagttttttccttcatatttaaaaCTGGTTTATTCTCAATCCAATCTTCTGATTCCTCCTCTAGGTTCTGGGGGCTCTTTGACTCCACAAAGACTACCTTTTGGCTTTAAGTTCACACAACTTCCCTCATTCCCTGAGATGGAATTTGTCTGGATGTGAGGGCATGCCTGCCTTTGAAGGCTCCTCCTGTGAATCTCTTTCATGAGACCACATCTCTTTTCCCCACTGCCCATCAGCTCTGGTCTATATCAAGCATCCCCTCCTGTCTAACACCAGTCAATGGGCCTTTGGCATCTGGGAAGCAGGGGTGACTGGCCTTGAGGAGGGATGGGTGGAGGAAGGCTGCCCCACCTCCCAGGTAGACCGGCCACAAGGGATGGACATCTGTGCTGGAGAGGGCCAATGGGGCACTCATCAGGTGAAGGCGTTATAGTCTCAAACACCTCAGGGGCCAGGCAGGCAACTTGAATGTGTGGGGAGCGATAAGCCATGGGGACTATGAGGCCTGTGGTCAGCTGGAGGGAGCACACCCCACCCTAAAGCATTCCAGTTCCAGGTCTTTTAAAACACTGTGCCGGCCAAACAAAATATGACTGCAGTACTCAGTGGTCATCTGCCCCCTGGCCCAGTCTGTGGCCTTTGATTGAAGTCCAGCCCTTTCTAAGAGACTCCTGCCCTCGGCACAGCCAACGGTTGGAGTGAGCCTGGGGACCTCACTTGGGGTAGGCAAGACCTGGCTGAACCAGAGCAGACTGGCCTGACTCAGGCTGCCTATCAGAGCCTCTCTCTCCAGAACTGGAATTGGGCCCTGGATGACCAGCCAGCTGCAGGGTGTGGAAACAGAAGGTCATATAGTCCCAGGCAAGAAAGGGTGAAGCCAAGAGAAACCTCAGAGGCCCAGGAAGATGGAAGGAGTGGCCTCTCTTCTGACCTTCAGGGTCCAGCCCCTGTGCAGCCTGGATGCCTTTCCCTTACTGCCCGGCACTGCCTGGAAGACCTGCCCACCCTGTACCCTTACGACACACCCCCTCCCTTCCACCTACATCGGAGGGGATCACTCTTCTTAGCAGCCAAATAATCCCCGAAGATGACACCGCCTGGATGAAGAAAGCGAGCTCCAGGCTGTGGGACAAAGTGCGTGCTCACCTGTACTGGGCCATGTCCAGCTTGTTGCCCAGCAGCAGAGCCGGGAAGCTGCGTTGCGTCTCCTTTGCGTGCAAAGCTAGCAGCTCCAGGTAGCTGCTGCTGCCCTCAAAGCTCTGGCGGCTGTCGACGCTGTACACCACCAGGAAGGCGTGGGCCCAGTTCAGGTAGCGCTCACAGTTCCTGGGGGTGTCCTGGGACAAAGCAGGCAGCCTCAGTCAGGGGCAGAACAGACGGGGGTAAAGGACTTCACCTGAAGCTGCCTCTCCCCGCCTCCCTGCTCCCTGGGTCTTTGTACATTGTTCCCCAACAGGGCCCTTTTCAAAGGGGCACTTGAGTGTGGATTTGGCTTGATGTGAAAGGAGACATtgtctctgagcctcactccCACCACCCAACCACAGACTGGGAGACCTTGGCCTCTGGGGCATAGAGCCAAGATTCTGGCATGGCCCCTACTGAGACCTGGCTGTGCCTGGGCACTGCTGATCTGGGGTCAGGTTCATGGTGCCCCTTTAGCTTCTGAGAAGAACTGGCATTGGGCCTTGGTAGGGGGTGGTGAGAACATAGGAAGATGTATGTactgggtggggagtgggagtTGGGGTCAGAGGGGCATCTGTAAACACATGTGTGCACCTGTGAACACAGGCACCAAACCCCGGAGCACAGGATCTCAGAACTGACACCGGTAATCATCAGTTCTCCCCAGGCCCTGTCCTATCCCTTCTCATTTGGCAAATCGATGGAttcaggcccagagaggtcagcACCTCAGGAACACACAACAGATTGGGGCTGAAAAGGTTTACAGATTCCCATCCGAGGCCCCCACTCTGGAAGCAGGACTCCTCCAGAGGCTGCACAGATTCTCTGCTCCTCAAGGGTAACAGGGGGGTAATGTTACCAGGTCTGCAGTGTCCATGACCCTCAGGTGGACAGGCTGGTGGTCCACGGTCTCCTCGGAGCTGTAGGTGTCCTCTGTAACAGACGGTCAGCCCAGTCAGAGGCAGGCCGGCCACTCCAGGGTGAGCTAAGTTTGACTCCCAGCTTGCCTTTCTGCTAGACCCTGTGCACCCCTGGGGGGCTGGCTCTGGGGCTGGCTGAGCTGGGACCACAGGAGAAGACCTTGGCTCTCACCCACATAGAGGACATGGGCAGAACCTCCCACCAAGGAGATGCTGCTGCACCTGTCAGGGCTCAGAGCATCAGAGGTCACTCACAGAACATGCCACAGAGGACAGGACTGTGTGCTGGGCCCACCCACCATGCCTGCAGAAGGAGGTATGCAGCTCCTAGGCCCAGTGAGCAGCAGAGGCCTCAGGAACTACACTGCTAGCCCCTTCCTCCTGATCCCCAAGCTTCTCCACCCTCTTCTCCTAGCACAGCACCTCGCCCACAGGAAGCCCCTCAAGGATGGTCAGGACAATCCTCTTGCACTCAGTAGGGGAAGGGACATGAAAGGAGAAACACACAACCTGATTGAGGCTGGGGAGTCAGATCTTGTTTAGAAGTTCCAAGGAAGTTTTACACATGATCTTTGTCAAAATAAATGCAGAGGAATCTAGCAGAGTTGAAAGTTTTAGGTTGGAGATATGGAAATCAAACCCAGTGTCAGCTACTTTTAAGCTGTGTGGCTTGGCCAAGTCTTTTCAACATTTTGAGGctctgttttctaattttaaaataaggataacgtgggacttccctggtagtccagtggctagggggcctgggtttgacccttggtcaggaaactagatcccacatgccacatctaacacctggctcagccaaataaaaaaattttaaagtaaataggGATAACAtgacggagaaggtgatggcaccccactccagtactcttgcctagagaatcccatggacagaggagcctggtgggctgcagttcatggggtcgcgaagagtcggacacgactaagcgacttccctttcacttttcactttcatgcattggagaaggaaatggcaacccactccagtgttcttgcctggagaatcccagggactggggagcctggtgggctgccgtctatggggtcacagagtcggacacgactgaagtgacttagcagcagcagcagcagggataacATGATAACAATGGCTAACAGTTTTCAAGTTTTaactctgtgtcaggcactgtgctaaaggCTTGTCCCTACGCCATCTCAAAGGGCTGTGGGAGGATTGGATGGGGCCCTAGGCACATACCTGGCCCTCCACAAATGCCTGGGAAAGGACGCTGGGGACATGATGCTCCA is a genomic window containing:
- the RASL12 gene encoding ras-like protein family member 12; translation: MASVFGKPRAGGGPQSAPLEVNLAILGRRGAGKSALTVKFLTRRFISEYDPNLEDTYSSEETVDHQPVHLRVMDTADLDTPRNCERYLNWAHAFLVVYSVDSRQSFEGSSSYLELLALHAKETQRSFPALLLGNKLDMAQYRQVTQAEGAALAGRFGCLFFEVSACLDFEHVQHVFHEAVREARRELEKNSLARPLFISEERAVHHQAPLTARHGLASCTFNTLSTTSLKEVPAVAQAKLVTVKSSRAQSKRKAPTLTLLKGFKIF
- the SLC51B gene encoding organic solute transporter subunit beta → MNYSEELTGAPPMTEVPLELLEEMLWFFRVEDATPWNSSMFVLAALVVIISFILLGRNIQANRNQKKLPPEKQTPEVLYLAEGRNKDDKNLTILTETLLSEKPTLAQGEMEAKCRDVPQVRLPDPQESES